A window of Primulina tabacum isolate GXHZ01 chromosome 4, ASM2559414v2, whole genome shotgun sequence contains these coding sequences:
- the LOC142541978 gene encoding uncharacterized protein LOC142541978 has translation MIVMEYTSRFNNLGTYVPTIISDETLKMHRFKKGLSSRIQSALAVFKPNNFADLMGAAMSVETDIKHREEENRNKRPLVSQYAQNGPKFKKSNHSSGPPRGNFNSAGNTKGKWCDTCRQMHIGECYRKIGACFKCGKVGHRINDCPDNKEKGTGPNKPNENKTNARVYAITQEEADNTNEVVAGTILLNEMPAYTLFDCGATHSFVSRRFSKKLKLEHDIFSEPLRVATPASKIIETHKVYRNCCQKKDIRLQTPTKEEVIYHGKTKKRKSLLSASQAWKVIKGREEIYLAVINEIKEEEVPKLEDIPIVKEFPDVFPEELPGEIPDREVEFEINLVPEYSPNKDAAFCFPCLFFQGKETCYPTFTVNGFRSWKRVNDGKRCALLMHVGGATSPHNNAVQSMGVFINASCHIDKVMNAQTAEEFKKNRLRLKATIESIC, from the exons ATGATAGTGATGGAATACACTTCAAGATTCAACAATCTGGGAACTTATGTCCCAACAATCATATCTGACGAAACATTGAAAATGCATCGCTTTAAGAAAGGACTGAGCAGCCGGATTCAGTCGGCTTTAGCAGTATTCAAgccaaataattttgctgatctGATGGGCGCGGCAATGAGCGTGGAAACAGATATCAAGCACCGTGAAGAGGAAAATAGGAACAAGAGACCGTTGGTCAGCCAATATGCCCAAAATGGTCCCAAATTCAAGAAGTCGAATCATTCAAGTGGCCCTCCGAGAGGAAATTTTAACAGTGCTGGTAATACCAAAGGAAAGTGGTGCGATACATGCCGACAGATGCATATTGGAGAATGTTATCGGAAAATAGGTGCTTGTTTCAAATGCGGTAAAGTGGGCCACCGAATCAATGATTGTCCAGACAACAAAGAAAAAGGGACAGGACCCAACAAACcaaatgaaaacaagactaaTGCCCGAGTGTATGCAATAACCCAGGAAGAAGCTGATAACACCAATGAGGTGGTGGCAGGTACTATTTTACTCAATGAAATGCCTGCATATAccttgtttgattgtggtgctacgcactcatttgtgtctagaagatttTCTAAGAAGCTTAAACTTGAGCATGATATTTTTAGTGAACCTTTGAGAGTGGCAACACCGGCGAGCAAAATAATTGAGACCCACAAAGTGTATCGAAatt GCTGTCAAAAGAAGGATATTAGACTTCAGACTCCGACTAAAGAGGAAGTCATATATCACGGGAAAACCAAAAAACGAAAATCTCtgttatctgcctcacaagcctggaaGGTCATAAAAGGAAGAGAGGAGATTTATCTGGCAGTAATTAATGAgatcaaagaagaagaagtcccaaagttggaagatattccaattgttaaaGAATTTCCAGATGTTTTCCCCGAGGAATTACCAGGCGAGATACCTGATAGGGAAGTAGAATTTGAgatcaatttggtccctg AGTACTCTCCTAATAAAGATGCGGCCTTTTGCTTCCCATGTTTATTTTTCCAAGGAAAAGAGACTTGTTATCCTACATTTACAGTTAATGGTTTTAGAAGTTGGAAAAGAGTTAATGATGGGAAGAGATGTGCTTTATTGATGCATGTGGGAGGTGCTACTTCACCACATAACAATGCAGTTCAATCTATGGGTGTTTTTATTAATGCAAGTTGTCACATTGATAAAGTGATGAATGCACAAACAGCAGAAGAATTTAAGAAAAACCGATTGAGGCTCAAGGCCACAATTGAAAGCATTTGTTAG